A part of Rosettibacter firmus genomic DNA contains:
- the rsmI gene encoding 16S rRNA (cytidine(1402)-2'-O)-methyltransferase, producing MASKLYVVSTPIGNYDDITLRALKILNEVDFIICEEFKDARRLLSHYKIEKELFSLNEHNEKEASFELFQKIKDGKSAALISDCGTPLFSDPGHLLVQLCINSNIEIIPIPGANSLLPALIASGFKLDKFYYAGWISPKKELRKKELTKLKSIKELIVLMETPYRLKSILSDIKNIFGDNTQIALAFDLTLPTEKIFRGKVSEIFKVIEKENLKGEFVIVLDNRENN from the coding sequence ATGGCATCAAAACTATATGTAGTTTCAACACCTATTGGTAATTATGATGATATTACACTCCGTGCATTAAAAATATTAAACGAAGTTGACTTTATAATCTGTGAAGAATTTAAAGATGCACGCAGATTATTATCTCATTATAAAATAGAAAAAGAACTTTTCTCTCTTAACGAACACAACGAAAAAGAAGCATCATTTGAGTTATTTCAAAAAATTAAAGATGGTAAATCTGCAGCATTAATTTCTGATTGTGGTACACCACTTTTTTCAGATCCTGGACATCTATTAGTTCAATTATGTATTAATTCAAATATAGAAATTATACCAATCCCAGGGGCAAATTCATTACTGCCTGCTTTAATTGCTTCAGGTTTTAAATTAGATAAATTTTATTATGCTGGCTGGATTTCTCCTAAAAAAGAATTACGCAAGAAGGAATTAACCAAACTAAAATCTATTAAAGAACTAATTGTATTGATGGAAACTCCTTATCGCCTGAAATCAATATTATCTGATATTAAAAATATTTTTGGTGATAATACTCAAATTGCATTAGCTTTTGATTTAACACTTCCAACAGAAAAAATTTTCAGAGGTAAAGTTTCAGAAATATTTAAAGTAATTGAAAAAGAAAATTTAAAAGGTGAATTTGTCATTGTTCTTGATAATAGAGAGAATAATTAA
- a CDS encoding proline--tRNA ligase, whose product MRFSKSFIPTLKETPAEAVIPSHILMIRAGLVRQLSAGIYTWLPIGYKVLRKIMDIIREEMNAIGGQEFHYPALNPKEIWEQTGRVEAFGDIMFHVKNRDYVLAPTHEEIVAWHAKGGITSYKDLPQIWYQIQTKFRNEPRPKSGVIRGRQFIMKDSYSLDRSFEDLDKSYELHDKAYRKIFERCGLKFFVVGASSGAMGGSKSEEFMVKSEAGEDTVAYCEKCGYAANVEVAQSISTPAKRHSESKELYEIYTPNVKSIDELCAFLNIDEHETAKSRIYIHDGKPVLVLMLGNDEVNETKLQTVLGGNVRPAHPDELKEISGADAGSIGPIGFKHRIIADNLLKDANNLYSGANKNDYHIGGIDLVRDVPNIEYFDLRIVENGEKCIRCNSNLEVFRAIELGHIFKLGTKYSEALGVNYLDENGKEHPVVMGSYGIGVERILACFIEQNYDDKGIIWKKPLAPFDIHLIGLNMKNPEIRDTCESLYTNLQKDGFEIIYDDRTDVSAGFKFNDADLLGMPLQIIVGEKNLKNGNVEIKIRKTGEKVLVSLSELSQRINTFLNE is encoded by the coding sequence ATGAGATTTAGTAAATCATTCATTCCAACATTAAAAGAAACACCAGCAGAAGCTGTAATTCCAAGTCATATTTTAATGATACGTGCAGGATTGGTACGTCAACTTTCAGCTGGAATTTATACATGGTTACCTATTGGTTATAAAGTACTTAGAAAAATTATGGATATAATTCGCGAAGAAATGAATGCAATTGGTGGTCAGGAATTTCATTATCCTGCTCTTAATCCAAAAGAAATATGGGAACAGACTGGAAGAGTAGAAGCATTTGGTGATATAATGTTTCATGTTAAGAATCGTGATTATGTTCTTGCACCTACTCACGAAGAAATTGTTGCCTGGCATGCAAAAGGTGGAATTACATCTTATAAAGATTTACCACAAATCTGGTATCAAATACAAACTAAATTCAGAAATGAACCCCGTCCTAAAAGTGGTGTTATAAGAGGTCGTCAATTTATAATGAAAGATTCATATTCACTGGATAGATCTTTTGAAGATCTGGATAAATCTTATGAATTACACGACAAAGCATATAGAAAAATATTTGAACGATGTGGCTTAAAATTTTTTGTAGTTGGTGCATCAAGTGGTGCAATGGGCGGTAGTAAATCAGAAGAATTTATGGTTAAAAGTGAGGCTGGCGAAGATACGGTCGCTTACTGCGAAAAATGTGGTTACGCTGCTAATGTAGAAGTTGCACAATCTATTTCAACTCCAGCAAAAAGACATAGTGAAAGCAAAGAACTTTATGAAATTTATACCCCTAATGTAAAATCAATAGATGAATTATGTGCTTTCCTGAACATTGATGAACATGAAACTGCAAAATCGAGAATTTACATACATGATGGCAAACCAGTTTTAGTTTTAATGCTTGGTAACGATGAAGTTAATGAAACTAAACTTCAAACAGTTTTAGGTGGAAATGTACGACCAGCTCATCCAGATGAACTTAAAGAAATTTCAGGTGCCGATGCAGGATCAATTGGTCCTATTGGATTTAAACACAGAATAATTGCAGATAATTTATTAAAAGATGCAAATAATCTTTATAGTGGTGCAAACAAAAATGATTATCACATTGGTGGAATTGATTTAGTTCGCGATGTACCAAACATAGAATATTTTGATTTAAGAATAGTAGAAAATGGAGAAAAATGTATTCGTTGTAACTCGAATTTAGAAGTGTTTAGAGCTATTGAACTCGGTCATATTTTTAAACTTGGTACTAAATATTCAGAAGCACTTGGAGTAAATTATCTCGATGAAAATGGGAAAGAGCATCCAGTTGTAATGGGCAGCTATGGTATAGGTGTCGAAAGAATTTTAGCATGCTTTATAGAACAGAATTACGATGATAAGGGAATTATCTGGAAAAAACCTCTTGCACCTTTTGATATTCACTTAATTGGATTGAATATGAAAAATCCTGAAATTAGAGATACTTGCGAATCACTATACACTAATCTACAAAAAGATGGATTTGAAATAATCTATGATGACAGAACAGATGTGAGTGCTGGTTTTAAATTTAATGATGCAGATTTACTTGGAATGCCTTTACAAATAATTGTTGGCGAGAAAAATTTGAAAAATGGTAATGTTGAAATAAAAATTCGAAAGACTGGCGAAAAGGTACTTGTATCTCTTTCAGAATTATCTCAAAGAATAAATACATTTTTAAATGAATAA
- a CDS encoding T9SS type A sorting domain-containing protein, with product MITFCLEINYFSNPFNSNTIIEFELAVISNVKLELYDVLGRKLRTIISNELQAGRHQFRFDAADLPSGIYFYVLSTNKFIESKKMMLIK from the coding sequence ATGATAACTTTTTGTTTAGAAATAAATTATTTCTCTAATCCGTTTAATTCAAATACAATAATTGAGTTTGAACTCGCAGTTATTTCTAATGTTAAACTTGAGTTATATGATGTATTGGGGAGAAAGTTAAGAACAATTATTTCAAATGAACTTCAAGCTGGAAGACACCAGTTTAGATTTGATGCTGCTGATTTACCAAGTGGAATTTACTTTTATGTTTTATCAACTAATAAATTTATTGAATCAAAAAAGATGATGCTAATTAAATAG